In Malassezia vespertilionis chromosome 7, complete sequence, the following proteins share a genomic window:
- a CDS encoding uncharacterized protein (EggNog:ENOG503NZMU; CAZy:PL35; TransMembrane:1 (i98-121o); antiSMASH:Cluster_1; COG:S), producing the protein MSVSANQPVLRDSANPYGMQVEQNPFNDAPARPMGARAPVQQPYVPAGSANQAPSYGGAPNYANANASSAHLASAGEKQPRYAGVPAATSKRRSIWPWVLTILGIVVVLAIALGVGLGVGLNQDDDKDKNLGDMNVGAAQNKMAPPFPAEVIDAANKASAAGKTDPLTYMATDVYGNPMFGGNLNLAAPGADGKQVGDCGADPWKPTNNINNVRPQHPRLFAPDHLWQCLPAKINNDAYLTVWNYSIFQNATAWSDQQPVSYDVDGGLDLSGILDVSRIVQQRIKSWAYAYRMTRDKKWSKRAFRELRVAAGNVTKQPFGSPATRWNPEHFLDTAEMLTSYAIAFDWMFDAWTDKERAEIIDWMVQYGLAPGLDLYNKNQAWWSEPASGNGNWNCVSNGGLIVGALAIRSEAQGSDADVVNQILPKALDNFKANCMRGVYEDGTWSETPNYWYFGTNAHARALSALETATGSDQGIMDQNKNWYKTGDFHMYVTGNGGMFAYGDNGPNKFATTANQLFLYGQKSDQPRYALFQRDRADAADPLSMFWYDTSSKGAFWNGLALDQWFNNDLGNWVSMRSSWTDMGSVFVAMKASNATGHQTHGDLDAGDFVIDALGTRWAGEYGSDNYLSKDYFTSEANDASRWSYFRKGTQGQNTIVLDQQNQVPNCKPTNKFESTNPKQNEKLDYAPGKDDVAYFTSDMSSCYGAPDGKIKRGIRFLNGRRQVLLQDEIQGGNKQAAWRVQTNATVTLSDDKRTATLEITQVDNTNAGQQSNQTLPAPVRMVVQLLQPPQAAFAVGPAYTDNHPNYYYGADKVPKQDTFPAGVIQKQGDTIPAEIVDNEVNILSIELDGAQDNNVQVLWQPQYPTMDADDKKLPPNVPLDQWSLKSH; encoded by the coding sequence ATGAGTGTCTCGGCAAACCAGCCTGTTCTGCGCGATAGTGCAAACCCATATGGGATGCAAGTAGAGCAGAACCCCTTTAACGATGCCCCTGCGAGGCCTATGGGCGCTCGTGCACCTGTACAGCAGCCGTACGTCCCTGCGGGCAGTGCAAACCAAGCGCCGAGCTACGGCGGTGCACCCAACTATGCCAACGCCAACGCCTCGAGTGCTCACCTCGCCTCCGCTGGTGAGAAGCAGCCGCGATACGCGGGCGTGCCTGCTGCGACCTCCAAACGGCGCTCGATCTGGCCGTGGGTGCTCACTATACTGGGCATTGTGGTTGTCCTCGCCATTGCCCTCGGTGTCGGCCTCGGTGTCGGACTGAACCAGGACGACGACAAGGACAAGAACCTGGGTGATATGAATGTGGgagccgcgcaaaacaAGATGGCACCGCCGTTCCCCGCCGAGGTCATCGATGCTGCAAACAAGGCTTCTGCGGCCGGAAAAACAGACCCGCTCACCTACATGGCCACCGACGTCTACGGCAACCCCATGTTTGGCGGAAACCTGAACCTCGCCGCACCGGGCGCCGACGGCAAGCAGGTCGGTGACTGCGGTGCCGACCCCTGGAAGCCAACGAACAATATCAACAATGTGCGCCCGCAGCACCCTCGCCTCTTTGCGCCTGACCATTTGTGGCAGTGCCTTCCCGCTAAGATCAACAACGATGCATACCTGACCGTGTGGAACTACAGCATCTTCCAGAATGCAACTGCGTGGAGTGACCAGCAGCCCGTCTCGTACGATGTCGACGGCGGCCTCGATCTCTCGGGCATTCTCGACGTCTCAcgcatcgtccagcagcgGATCAAGTCGTGGGCATATGCCTACCGCATGACCCGCGACAAAAAGTGGAGTAAGCGCGCGTTCCGGGAACTTCGCGTCGCCGCCGGCAACGTGACGAAGCAGCCGTTTGGCTCGCccgccacgcgctggaacCCCGAGCACTTTTTGGACACGGCTGAGATGCTGACGTCGTACGCGATTGCGTTTGACTGGATGTTTGATGCTTGGACggacaaggagcgcgccgaaatCATCGACTGGATGGTTCAGTACGGTCTTGCACCCGGCCTCGACTTGTACAACAAGAATCAGGCGTGGTGGTCGGAGCCAGCGAGCGGTAACGGTAACTGGAACTGTGTGAGCAACGGTGGCCTCATTGTCGGCGCCCTTGCCATCCGCAGCGAGGCACAGGGCAGCGATGCCGACGTGGTGAACCAGATCCTGCCCAAGGCACTCGACAACTTCAAGGCAAACTGTATGCGTGGTGTCTACGAGGACGGTACATGGAGCGAGACGCCCAACTACTGGTACTTTGGCACcaatgcacacgcacgtGCCCTCTCTGCGCTCGAGACTGCGACCGGCAGCGATCAGGGCATCATGGACCAGAACAAGAATTGGTACAAGACGGGCGATTTCCACATGTATGTGACTGGTAACGGCGGCATGTTTGCCTACGGCGACAATGGCCCGAACAAGTTTGCTACCACCGCAAACCAGCTCTTCCTCTATGGCCAGAAGTCGGACCAGCCGCGCTATGCcctcttccagcgcgaccGTGCGGATGCAGCGGATCCGTTGAGCATGTTCTGGTACGATACTAGCTCCAAAGGTGCCTTTTGGAACGGACTTGCTCTCGACCAGTGGTTCAACAACGACCTCGGCAACTGGGTTtccatgcgcagctcctggACTGACATGGGCAGCGTGTTTGTCGCCATGAAGGCTTCCAACGCGACGGGCCACCAAACCCACGGTGACCTCGATGCGGGCGACTTTGtcatcgatgcgctcggcacacGCTGGGCGGGTGAGTATGGCAGCGACAACTATCTCTCCAAGGACTACTTTACCTCAGAGGCCAACGatgcctcgcgctggagctACTTCCGCAAAGGCACACAGGGCCAGAACACCATCGTGCTTGACCAACAGAACCAGGTGCCGAACTGCAAGCCCACCAACAAGTTTGAGTCGACGAACCCCAAGCAGAACGAGAAGCTTGACTACGCGCCGGGCAAAGACGATGTGGCGTACTTTACCTCGGATATGTCGTCGTGCTACGGCGCCCCTGACGGAAAGATCAAGCGCGGTATTCGTTTCTTGAATGGCCGCCGTCAAGTCTTGCTTCAAGACGAGATCCAGGGAGGGAACAAGCAGGCAGCTTGGCGTGTACAGACTAACGCGACCGTGACCTTGTCGGACGATAAGCGCACGGCCACGCTTGAAATCACCCAGGTGGACAATACCAATGCGGGCCAGCAAAGCAATCAGACGCTTCCTGCGCCCGTTCGTATGgtcgtgcagctgctgcagccCCCCCAGGCGGCGTTCGCTGTTGGCCCTGCGTACACGGACAACCACCCGAACTATTACTACGGTGCAGACAAAGTGCCGAAACAGGACACCTTCCCTGCTGGTGTGATCCAGAAGCAGGGCGACACGATCCCCGCTGAGATTGTCGACAACGAAGTCAACATCCTCTCGATCGAGCTCGATGGTGCGCAGGACAACAATGTTCAGGTCCTTTGGCAGCCGCAGTACCCGACTATGGATGCCGATGACAAAAAGCTGCCCCCGAATGTACCCCTGGACCAATGGTCGCTTAAGAGCCATTAG
- a CDS encoding uncharacterized protein (antiSMASH:Cluster_1; EggNog:ENOG503NVGV; COG:D): MTRTFEQSVKPAPPVQETLYYETPRSQSPPDHMQRSTSPVMYMESSAHTLNDGLEEPHTPPHSAQDHAEEPLPNAPSRSQTGLSTRHRGLGHLFHRTNDAEELEEASGSIRKPSRRVSSYIAQPLHDLRRLLHGQIGVQRQSNRMDKNGQKAALAPSSASSSRSVRGTESPPWGMTNSHVTKKYGKWGRTLGTGAGGTVRIIRRSKDNACFAVKQFRERQGDEPEKEYIKKVTAEFCIGTALHHINIIKTFDIIRDHHHYYEVMEYAPNELFALVMSGRMGFNEINCIFRQIVDGVDYLHGLGLAHRDLKIDNCVVANDGIVKIIDFGTATVFQAPGKTKVMASGIVGSDPYLAPEVLSDQTYDARKTDVWSLAVMYMCMVLRRFPWKLPDPDADRCFNTFIVAHPELWGFDASEPLPPEPEEEDAHERGLGSVLSNVRAPDSLHKLVDGEQEPEIRTMIEAGYHVPGLESQPVTPITTRDKLTASVHSVPDLVEFTTTSPPTPARDDDEASPSHPGSPDDEPREHKLDLMDDQLARARDSIFHLLPLVSRPALSRMLVLHPARRATLGELLRGRSYGNVDGPVSESRYLEQEREQEVLNRGNTVSNAAYVDKFEDDEDEGDYWLRTIHTCSHWRHPDGSRVYLPPPPPVKLPTDDENYFADMGFSSVFAVQPDFVTQPLPNHTHHITPPTDAKRRLFSRKEG; this comes from the exons ATGACACGTACGTTTGAGCAGTCGGTAAAGCCTGCGCCACCTGTACAAGAGACGTTGTACTATGAAACCCCACGTTCGCAATCTCCGCCGGACCACATGCAGCGCTCTACGTCTCCTGTAATGTACATGGAATCCTCTGCACATACGCTCAACGACGGCCTCGAGGAGCCGCACACTCCCCCGCACTCGGCACAAGACCATGCCGAGGAACCGCTGCCTAACGCACCTTCGCGCTCCCAAACTGGCCTATCCACCCGTCACCGCGGCCTGGGCCACCTATTTCATCGCACAAATGATGCAGAAGAGCTGGAAGAAGCGTCTGGGTCGATCCGCAAACCATCGCGTAGAGTAAGCAGCTACATTGCTCAGCCGCTGCACgatttgcgccgc CTTCTCCATGGACAAATCGGCGTCCAGCGACAAAGCAATCGTATGGACAAGAATGGCCAAAaagccgcgcttgcgccctccagtgcatcgtcgtcgcgctccgtgCGCGGGACGGAATCACCGCCGTGGGGCATGACAAACTCGCACGTCACGAAAAAGTATGGCAAGTGGGGCCGCACACTCGGGacaggcgcaggcggcacGGTGCGTATCATCCGGCGCTCGAAAGACAATGCGTGCTTCGCCGTGAAGCAGTTCCGCGAGCGGCAAGGCGACGAGCCAGAAAAGGAGTATATCAAGAAGGTCACTGCCGAATTTTGTATCGGCACCGCCCTGCACCACATCAACATTATCAAGACGTTTGACATTATCCGCGATCATCATCACTATTACGAGGTCATGGAGTATGCGCCGAACGAGTTATTTGCGCTTGTCATGAGCGGTAGAATGGGCTTCAATGAGATCAACTGTATATTCCGCCAGATCGTTGATGGAGTCGACTATCTGCACGGGCTCggcttggcgcaccgcgaCCTCAAAATTGATAATTGCGTCGTGGCAAACGACGGGATCGTTAAGATCATCGATTTCGGCACCGCGACCGTGTTCCAGGCGCCTGGCAAGACCAAGGTCATGGCCAGCGGCATCGTCGGCTCTGACCCCTACCTTGCTCCAGAAGTCCTCTCTGATCAGACGTACGACGCGCGGAAAACAGACGTATGGTCGCTTGCGGTCATGTACATGTGCATGGTCCTCCGCCGATTTCCTTGGAAGCTGCCCGACCCGGATGCAGACCGCTGCTTCAACACATTTATCGTTGCGCACCCAGAACTGTGGGGCTTTGATGCCTCGGAGCCGCTGCCGCCCGAGCCAGAAGAGGAGGATGCACACGAGCGCGGTTTGGGCTCTGTCCTCAGCAACGTCCGCGCGCCAGACtcgctgcacaagctcgtAGACGGAGAGCAAGAGCCAGAGATCCGTACCATGATCGAGGCTGGATACCATGTTCCTGGACTCGAGTCGCAGCCCGTAACGCCCATCACAACGCGCGACAAATTGACTGCTTCGGTCCACAGCGTGCCAGACCTGGTCGAGTTTACCACCACCTCGCCCCCCACACCCGCacgcgacgacgacgaagcaAGCCCTTCCCATCCAGGCTCGCCAGACGACGAGCCCCGAGAGCACAAACTCGACCTAATGGACGACcagctggcgcgcgccagaGACTCTATCTTCCACCTGCTCCCGCTCGTCAGCCGCCCCGCGCTTTCACGCATGCTCGTCCTGCacccagcgcgacgcgcgacgctaGGCGAGCTGCTTCGTGGCCGGAGCTACGGCAACGTCGATGGTCCCGTCTCTGAGTCGCGCTACCTCGAACAGGAGCGTGAGCAAGAGGTACTGAACCGTGGAAATACGGTGAGCAATGCAGCCTACGTCGACAAGTTTGAagacgacgaggacgagggCGATTATTGGCTACGAACGATTCACACATGCTCGCACTGGCGGCATCCGGACGGATCCCGGGTGTATctaccgccgccgccgccggtCAAACTCCCGACAGACGACGAGAACTACTTTGCAGACATGGGCTTCTCTTCTGTGTTTGCCGTACAGCCCGATTTTGTGACGCAGCCCCTCCCCAATCACACCCACCACATCACACCGCCCACCGACGCCAAGCGGCGTCTCTTTTCGCGCAAAGAAGGCTGA
- a CDS encoding uncharacterized protein (antiSMASH:Cluster_1; EggNog:ENOG503P6C0; TransMembrane:1 (i145-165o)), which yields MEHPVREIKGVVRGLVCAKNAQEQRATAQKYMTPNASFDHPMCAVPSFPGSRDSGLLPIYQWLRIMFMDTLIDIHSVAYDEDNEKIYLSATQTLRCNVPLIRYIIVPKPSLFVCLDLVRTDGKYYITKQTDVYAVQEIFGMLGPWLFCVVMLIKYFTGFFCLLLASPFQFLGFWNPGSQRIKLSADEQ from the exons ATGGAGCATCCAGTGCGAGAAATTAAAGGCGTTGTGCGCGGTCTTGTGTGTGCAAAGAATGCtcaggagcagcgcgcgactGCGCAGAAGTACATGACTCCTAATGCGTCGTTCGACCACCCAATGTGTGCCGTTCCGTCGTTTCCCGGG TCGCGCGATAGCGGATTGCTGCCCATCTACCAGTGGCTGCGGATCATGTTTATGGATACGTTGATTGATATCCATAGTGTCG CGTATGACGAGGACAACGAGAAGATATATCTCTCTGCAACGCAGAccctgcgctgcaatgTGCCTCTAATCCGCTACATTATCGTGCCCAAGCCGAGTCTCTTTGTGTGCCTCGATCTTGTGCGCACCGACGGGAAGTACTATATCACGAAGCAGACCGATGTGTATGCGGTACAGGAGATTTTCGGAATGCTCGGGCCCTGGCTCTTTTGCGTGGTAATGCTCATCAAGTATTTTACCGGCTTCTTCTGCCTCTTGCTCGCAAGCCCATTCCAATTCCTTGGATTCTGGAATCCAGGATCGCAGCGGATCAAGCTGAGTGCGGACGAGCAATAG
- the CAT2 gene encoding carnitine O-acetyltransferase (EggNog:ENOG503NUG1; antiSMASH:Cluster_1; COG:I): MAPSTRTMTTASAPEKRMFEGQASVAHLPVPKLEDTLPKYLRTTLPLQTSQSLAVTESAVKSALSGKDAAFVRELQQRLEHRANNEGRDSWLAEWWLSYAYMSYRGELVPNVSYFYLHRSDPKAKTNVARAAQMMKATMIFRELVNTEQLAPEKTKTGYLDMAPFKYLFNVCRIPQAGEDVCFTADPAKHNHVIVARNGYFYEFDLIHPISGNQLSVPEIEVQLSKILSDKRSASMNKQPIGAFTADDRDTWTEARKALLSGPHAEKNRKSLERIESGVVLFALDNGKPVSLEDRGWNVWRGNQGKNRFYDKQQFVVSENGVSGFVGEHSMLDGTHTMRLNNFVLTALADGKIPLEGEGAGAVLDDPVLLEFGEDAATEKAANDSAARFALSMEKEALSVLDFEGYGKGFVKQCKTSPDAWAQMAIQMAYYKMFGTSGATYEAAQTRKFKGGRTETIRSCSVESQAFVEAMGNVNTPDADRVKLFERACNQHVTYARECAEGHGVDRHLLGLKLSMRPGEELPALFKDPMNATSGTWLLSTSQISAELFDAWGFGQVTPKGFGVAYAIKENAFTFTIVCLKDEHDPKEFTHYLNEALVELKQLYMRVHKSKM, from the coding sequence ATGGCGCCCAGTACGCGGACCATGACCACTGCCTCTGCACCCGAGAAGCGCATGTTTGAAGGACAGGCTTCGGTTGCTCACCTGCCTGTTCCGAAACTGGAAGACACGCTTCCGAAGTacttgcgcacgacgctgccgtTGCAAACGAGCCAAAGTCTCGCCGTGACAGAGTCGGCTGTCAAGTCCGCTCTGAGTGGCAAGGACGCGGCATTTGTGCGTGAGCTCCAGCAGCGTCTGGAACATCGCGCCAACAACGAGGGCCGCGACAGTTGGCTTGCTGAGTGGTGGCTCTCGTATGCGTACATGAGTTaccgcggcgagctggtTCCCAATGTGAGCTACTTTTACCTGCACAGGTCGGACCCCAAGGCAAAGAccaacgtcgcgcgcgccgcgcagatgATGAAGGCCACCATGATTTTCCGCGAGCTTGTGAACaccgagcagctcgcgcccGAAAAGACCAAGACTGGCTATCTAGACATGGCTCCGTTCAAGTACCTGTTTAACGTGTGCCGCATTCCCCAGGCCGGCGAGGACGTTTGCTTTACTGCGGATCCTGCGAAGCACAACCACGTCATTGTTGCGCGCAACGGATACTTTTACGAGTTTGATCTCATCCATCCAATCTCCGGCAACCAGCTGAGTGTGCCAGAGATCGAGGTGCAGCTCTCCAAGATTCTGTCAGAcaagcgcagtgcgtcgaTGAACAAGCAGCCGATCGGTGCGTTTACCGCCGACGACCGGGACACTTGGACCGAGGCTCGCAAAGCACTGCTCTCGGGACCACACGCCGAGAAGAACCGCAAATCGCTTGAGCGGATCGAGTCGGGGGTTGTTTTGtttgcgctcgacaatgGTAAGCCCGTCTCGCTCGAGGACCGTGGCTGGAACGTGTGGCGTGGTAACCAAGGCAAGAACCGCTTCTACGACAAGCAGCAATTTGTAGTGTCGGAGAACGGTGTGTCTGGCTTTGTCGGCGAGCACTCGATGCTCGATGGCACGCacacgatgcgcttgaACAACTTTGTGCTcaccgcgcttgccgatggCAAGATTCCTCTCGAGGGTGAGGGCGCCGGTGCTGTCCTCGACGACCCCGTCCTACTCGAGTTTGGCGAGGATGCTGCGACGGAGAAGGCTGCCAAcgacagcgccgcgcgttttGCTTTGTCCATGgaaaaagaggcgctcTCTGTCCTTGACTTTGAGGGCTACGGCAAGGGCTTTGTCAAGCAGTGCAAGACGTCGCCCGATGCTTGGGCGCAGATGGCGATACAGATGGCCTACTACAAAATGTTTGGCACTAGTGGTGCAACCTACGAGGCTGCACAAACACGCAAGTTCAAGGGCGGCCGCACCGAAACGAtccgcagctgcagcgtcgagaGCCAAGCGTTTGTCGAGGCAATGGGCAATGTCAATACGCCCGACGCTGATCGCGTCAAGCTGTTTGAGCGCGCGTGTAATCAGCACGTCACCTACGCCAGGGAATGTGCTGAGGGCCACGGCGTCGATCGCCATTTGCTTGGTCTGAAGCTCTCCATGCGTCCTGGCGAGGAGTTGCCCGCTCTGTTCAAGGATCCTATGAACGCCACCAGCGGCACTTGGCTGCTCAGTACCTCGCAGATCAGTGCAGAGCTGTTTGACGCTTGGGGCTTTGGCCAGGTGACGCCCAAGGGCTTTGGCGTTGCGTACGCCATCAAAGAGAATGCGTTTACGTTTACCATTGTCTGCCTAAAGGACGAGCATGATCCTAAGGAGTTTACGCATTACTTgaacgaggcgcttgtcgagctcAAGCAGCTCTACATGCGCGTACACAAATCCAAGATGTAG